The following are from one region of the Geoalkalibacter subterraneus genome:
- a CDS encoding DUF445 family protein, with translation MDDLTLRTILPYLLPPVLGAFIGYVTNYIAIRMLFRPLRPWRLLGVRVPLTPGIIPSKRHELAARMGEMVGSHLLTSDDVGRALEKESFRREIKGAVSDKLGRFLDRDLGTLEQLVPADFRHRFRELTELLRWKVVKTVFAYLDSPEFELRLRDYLVRKEGEWLSRDLESFLNPERYDKLRRHLDQRITTFLQSPATAKTVASFVDSKTEQWVGSQRTLRELLPADLIEVLMTQLEREVPPLLEKFGGMLYDPDFRQRLVVKGRQAIEGFLDSLGGLSGLMAGFINLDKIYDRIPEFLDKAGDEIARWLREEKTQEQVARMLRERVDGLLDRSLASYLEKVPYEKVAGVRRFARDKAVQYVQSRKAGEAALGLAERGIDRVKDRSFGVLLHKSLPDDGLDHGREWLVQRILTTLRSPAARDAFSNILAEQLEEWLFRRPLGRLSARVPADVREELNTGLCRQLEELLKKEVPPLVETLNVQRIVEEKVNSLDLLTVEGLLMGIMKEQFKYINLFGALLGFFIGLVNLLILGLR, from the coding sequence ATGGATGATCTGACGCTCAGGACGATACTGCCCTACCTGCTGCCCCCCGTGCTGGGGGCTTTCATCGGCTACGTCACTAATTACATCGCCATCCGCATGCTGTTCCGCCCTCTGCGCCCCTGGCGCCTGCTGGGGGTGCGCGTGCCGCTGACGCCGGGAATTATCCCGTCCAAGCGCCATGAACTGGCGGCGCGCATGGGGGAGATGGTCGGCAGTCATCTGCTGACCTCCGATGATGTAGGCCGCGCTTTGGAGAAAGAGAGCTTCCGCCGCGAGATCAAGGGTGCGGTATCGGACAAGCTGGGGCGCTTTCTCGATCGCGACCTGGGTACCCTGGAGCAGCTGGTGCCGGCCGATTTCCGGCATCGCTTCCGCGAGCTGACTGAACTGCTGCGCTGGAAGGTGGTTAAGACGGTGTTCGCCTATCTTGACAGCCCTGAGTTCGAGCTGCGGCTGCGTGATTACCTGGTGCGCAAGGAGGGCGAATGGCTCTCCCGCGATCTGGAAAGCTTCCTGAATCCGGAGCGCTACGATAAGCTGCGGCGTCACCTGGATCAGCGCATCACCACATTCCTGCAGTCGCCGGCGACTGCAAAAACGGTGGCCTCCTTCGTGGACAGCAAGACTGAACAGTGGGTGGGCTCCCAGCGCACGCTGCGCGAACTTCTGCCGGCCGATCTGATCGAAGTGCTGATGACGCAGCTCGAGCGGGAGGTGCCGCCGCTGCTCGAGAAGTTCGGCGGCATGCTCTATGACCCCGATTTCCGGCAGCGGCTGGTGGTCAAGGGGCGGCAGGCCATTGAAGGGTTCCTTGATTCCCTCGGCGGTTTGTCGGGGTTGATGGCCGGGTTCATCAATCTCGACAAGATCTACGATCGCATTCCCGAATTTCTGGATAAGGCCGGCGACGAGATCGCGCGCTGGCTCAGGGAGGAGAAAACCCAGGAGCAGGTGGCACGCATGCTGCGCGAGCGGGTCGACGGCCTGCTTGATCGCTCTCTGGCGAGCTACCTGGAGAAGGTGCCCTACGAGAAGGTGGCCGGGGTGCGGCGGTTTGCCCGCGACAAGGCGGTGCAGTATGTGCAGAGCCGCAAGGCGGGCGAGGCGGCGCTGGGGCTGGCCGAGCGCGGCATCGACCGTGTCAAGGATCGCTCTTTCGGGGTGCTGCTGCATAAAAGCCTGCCTGACGACGGCCTTGATCATGGGCGCGAGTGGCTGGTGCAGCGCATCCTGACCACCCTGCGCTCTCCGGCGGCGCGCGATGCTTTTTCCAATATTCTGGCAGAGCAATTGGAGGAGTGGTTGTTCCGCCGCCCGCTCGGGCGGTTGTCGGCGAGGGTGCCTGCCGATGTGCGCGAGGAGCTTAACACCGGACTTTGTCGGCAGCTGGAGGAGCTTCTCAAGAAGGAGGTACCGCCGCTGGTGGAAACCCTCAATGTGCAGCGCATCGTGGAGGAGAAGGTTAACTCCCTCGATCTGCTTACGGTGGAAGGACTGCTGATGGGGATCATGAAGGAGCAGTTCAAGTACATCAACCTGTTCGGGGCGCTGCTCGGCTTCTTCATCGGCCTGGTCAACCTGCTGATTCTTGGATTGCGCTGA
- the mutY gene encoding A/G-specific adenine glycosylase, producing the protein MVCTSLSSQESDKEIPFASAEVARRLLSWYGRQGRDLPWRGTRDPYRVWLAEIMLQQTTVDAVILYYERFLGRFADVGALAAASVDEVLTLWAGLGYYARARNLHAAARQVVEQHSGSFPDSLEGLQGLPGVGRSTAGAILSIAFDRPAPILDGNVRRVLSRLFALQENPRGTAAEKKLWRWAEALTPADCPHDYAQAIMDLGATVCAPRQPQCSVCPLEGLCRARALGLERQLPLPAVRKKVPEVVQAALLWRDSSGRFRVCRRPYHGLLGGMWEFPTVEIADGEDPALALRRFLQQSGVAAEPEEVARLRHVYSHFRLDLRLFGVVAPAAVHIAESDHCRWLEAEELSGLALHGAHKKALPYLDQVA; encoded by the coding sequence GTGGTTTGCACCTCCCTGTCTTCGCAGGAGTCCGACAAGGAAATCCCCTTTGCCTCGGCGGAAGTCGCCCGACGCCTGCTCAGCTGGTACGGGCGGCAGGGACGCGATCTGCCCTGGCGGGGCACCCGCGATCCCTACCGGGTGTGGCTGGCGGAGATCATGCTGCAGCAGACCACGGTGGACGCGGTTATCCTCTACTATGAGCGTTTTCTGGGGCGTTTCGCGGATGTCGGGGCTCTGGCTGCGGCTTCTGTCGATGAGGTTCTCACTTTATGGGCGGGATTGGGCTATTATGCGCGGGCGCGCAACCTGCACGCGGCTGCTCGTCAGGTCGTGGAGCAGCATAGCGGCTCTTTCCCCGACAGCCTTGAAGGTCTGCAGGGCCTGCCCGGAGTAGGGCGCTCCACCGCCGGCGCGATTCTGAGCATCGCCTTCGATCGTCCAGCCCCGATCCTGGACGGCAACGTGAGGCGGGTGCTGAGCCGCCTCTTTGCCCTGCAGGAGAACCCCCGGGGCACGGCGGCGGAGAAAAAACTGTGGCGCTGGGCCGAAGCCTTGACCCCTGCCGACTGTCCCCACGATTACGCTCAGGCCATTATGGATCTGGGCGCCACGGTGTGTGCACCGCGACAGCCGCAATGCAGTGTCTGCCCCCTGGAAGGGCTGTGCCGCGCCCGCGCCCTCGGGCTGGAGAGGCAGCTGCCGCTGCCGGCTGTGCGCAAAAAAGTGCCTGAGGTTGTTCAGGCCGCACTTCTGTGGCGTGATTCCAGCGGGAGGTTCCGCGTCTGCCGCCGCCCTTACCACGGGTTGCTGGGAGGGATGTGGGAATTCCCTACGGTCGAAATCGCCGACGGCGAGGACCCGGCGCTTGCCCTTCGTCGTTTTCTCCAGCAGTCGGGTGTGGCCGCAGAGCCGGAGGAGGTGGCGCGCCTGCGCCATGTCTACAGTCACTTCCGTCTCGATCTGCGTCTCTTCGGTGTGGTTGCGCCTGCCGCAGTGCATATCGCGGAAAGCGATCACTGCCGCTGGCTGGAGGCGGAAGAACTCTCTGGATTGGCCCTCCACGGGGCCCACAAGAAGGCCTTGCCTTATCTTGATCAAGTTGCATGA
- the hisC gene encoding histidinol-phosphate transaminase gives MIPLRDNIRNMAGYVPGFQPDDGQDWIKLNTNENPYPPSPAVREAILRELGEDGARLRQYPDAASRAGRQEAARLYGVDPAWVIMANGSDEVLNNLIRAFAGEGEEIAYVHPSYSYYATLAEIQGARVCTFGLTDKWELDGFPERYEGKLFFLTNPNAPLGFAYPREFIEELAGRVAGMLVVDEAYADFADDNALDLVHKYENLVVTRTLSKSYSLAGMRLGLAVARPEVIAALDKIRDHYNLDRLAQAAVTAALRDQEYFSRCVQRIRETRDWFSVELQVLDYSVIPSQGNYLFASPPDRDGKRVYDALYQRRILVRYFSDPALAHGLRISIGTREEMMATLDALREIG, from the coding sequence ATGATCCCCTTGCGTGACAACATCAGAAACATGGCAGGCTACGTGCCGGGTTTCCAGCCCGATGACGGGCAGGACTGGATCAAGCTCAACACCAACGAGAATCCCTATCCACCGTCACCGGCGGTGCGTGAGGCGATCCTGCGTGAGCTGGGCGAAGACGGCGCTCGCCTGCGCCAGTATCCCGATGCGGCCAGCCGTGCCGGACGGCAGGAGGCAGCGCGACTCTACGGGGTCGATCCCGCCTGGGTGATTATGGCCAATGGCTCCGACGAAGTGCTCAACAACCTGATTCGTGCTTTTGCCGGGGAAGGGGAGGAGATCGCCTATGTGCATCCCTCCTACTCCTATTATGCGACCCTGGCTGAGATTCAGGGTGCGCGGGTGTGCACTTTCGGTCTGACCGATAAATGGGAGCTTGACGGTTTTCCCGAGCGTTATGAGGGCAAGCTGTTTTTCCTGACCAACCCCAACGCACCCCTCGGCTTCGCCTATCCCCGTGAATTTATCGAAGAGCTGGCCGGACGGGTGGCCGGCATGCTGGTGGTTGACGAGGCCTACGCTGATTTCGCCGATGACAACGCTCTCGACCTGGTGCACAAGTATGAAAACCTGGTGGTGACCCGCACCCTGTCCAAAAGCTACAGCCTGGCCGGGATGCGCCTCGGGCTGGCGGTGGCGCGCCCCGAGGTGATCGCCGCTCTCGACAAGATCCGTGATCACTACAATCTTGACCGCCTTGCCCAGGCCGCGGTGACGGCGGCTTTACGCGACCAGGAGTATTTTTCCCGCTGCGTGCAGCGCATTCGCGAAACACGCGACTGGTTCAGTGTCGAGCTGCAGGTTCTGGACTACAGCGTGATCCCTTCCCAGGGCAACTATCTCTTTGCCTCGCCCCCCGACCGCGACGGCAAGCGCGTATATGACGCCCTTTACCAGCGTCGCATCCTGGTCCGGTATTTTTCCGATCCGGCCCTGGCCCACGGCCTGCGCATCTCCATCGGGACGCGCGAGGAGATGATGGCGACGTTGGATGCGCTGCGGGAGATCGGCTGA
- a CDS encoding sugar phosphate nucleotidyltransferase — translation MKIILPTAGRGTRLRPHTHTKAKSLVHVGGKTVLEHIVSRLAPLAAEEYIFINDEDNGPQVMEFMARRFPDLKTSAVVQQERLGPAHAVSLASERIKPGDDVLVVFNDTIFVTDLERIPEICADCDGLIYSKEVEDYQRFGVNVVKDGFIVDMVEKPDTPVSRLAQVGLYYLKDGQGFMDYLKKTIDAGETVKGEYYLPSVFMNMIRDGLKFKAPEIDAWLDCGKPETLLETNRYLLRERHHVHGEAQGCVLVEPVHIEEGASVRDSIIGPNVSIAAGTRIRGSIIRDSIINAETEVSDLILSNSIIGDSVTLHGTPRKMNIGDHSLIEME, via the coding sequence ATGAAGATTATTCTTCCCACCGCAGGACGCGGCACGCGCCTGCGCCCCCATACCCATACCAAGGCCAAATCGCTGGTGCATGTGGGCGGCAAGACGGTGCTCGAGCACATTGTCTCGCGCCTGGCCCCGCTTGCAGCCGAAGAATACATTTTCATCAACGACGAGGACAACGGCCCCCAGGTGATGGAGTTCATGGCGCGCCGCTTCCCCGACCTGAAGACCTCCGCCGTGGTGCAGCAGGAGCGCCTCGGCCCCGCCCACGCCGTCTCCCTGGCCTCCGAGCGCATCAAGCCCGGCGACGATGTGCTGGTGGTGTTCAATGACACCATCTTTGTCACCGACCTGGAGCGCATCCCCGAGATCTGCGCCGACTGCGACGGGCTGATTTATTCCAAGGAGGTGGAGGACTATCAGCGTTTCGGCGTCAACGTGGTGAAGGACGGCTTTATCGTCGATATGGTGGAGAAGCCCGACACCCCCGTCTCGCGCCTTGCCCAGGTGGGCCTCTATTATCTCAAGGATGGGCAGGGCTTCATGGATTATCTAAAGAAGACCATCGACGCCGGGGAAACGGTCAAAGGCGAATACTATCTGCCGTCGGTGTTCATGAACATGATCCGTGACGGGCTCAAATTCAAGGCCCCCGAGATCGACGCCTGGCTCGACTGCGGCAAGCCGGAGACGCTGCTGGAAACCAACCGCTACCTGCTGCGCGAGCGTCACCACGTTCACGGCGAAGCGCAGGGCTGCGTCCTGGTCGAGCCGGTGCATATCGAAGAGGGCGCCAGCGTGCGTGACTCGATCATCGGCCCCAATGTCTCCATCGCCGCCGGCACCCGCATCCGCGGCAGCATCATCCGCGACTCCATCATCAATGCGGAAACGGAGGTCAGCGACTTGATCCTCTCGAACTCCATCATCGGCGACTCCGTCACCCTGCACGGTACACCGCGCAAGATGAATATCGGCGATCACTCGCTGATCGAGATGGAGTAG
- a CDS encoding ABC transporter ATP-binding protein: MAHGPHFHDSDEITGRHLDWPLFRRFLGYLRPYRFSALAAFMLLPMVAGVRLVQPYLLKVGIDDYIVPGAIDGLWLVALLFLAAVLAEGVLVYLQTFVVQLVGQRIMADLRSEGFARLPRLPASFYDRHSSGRLVTRLTSDVENVGEMFGSGVVSALGDLLTLAAIVAIMLWMSPSLSLVAFAVIPVLLLFGGFFRHYIRRANRQVRARLAALNGYVAERISGVDEVRLFVQEERTLKEFDQLQDSYQRASMRVINWDASLYAVVEALGAVAIAAILWRGGGEVIAGVASFGTLVAFIEYVQKFFAPLRDLSAKYAVIQSSNASLERIFDLFDQPLEPQGGVSDTSGPGELRLEKVSFSYDGKTPVLQDLDLELPPGSSLAIVGDTGSGKTTLARLLLRFYEPSSGRILLDGVDLARIDPQTVRRRVGWVGQEPFLFDGSVRDNLDPEKICGDDKLWEILQRSGAAGVVERLGGFQARVAERGRNLSAGQRQLLCLARALVHDPPLLILDEATSRLDAETEQQVRSGVEAAHGGRSVLLIAHRLRSIVDADRIVVLRRGRIAEQGRHAELLQKQGVYARLWRLQALEDGRGATQRMEERDDDKRR, translated from the coding sequence AGCGCCCTGGCCGCTTTTATGCTGCTCCCCATGGTGGCCGGCGTGCGCCTGGTGCAGCCTTATCTGCTCAAAGTGGGGATCGACGATTACATCGTGCCCGGCGCGATCGACGGTCTGTGGCTGGTGGCGCTGCTGTTCCTGGCGGCGGTGCTGGCGGAAGGGGTGCTGGTCTATCTGCAGACATTCGTAGTGCAGCTGGTGGGGCAGCGGATCATGGCGGATCTGCGCAGCGAGGGGTTTGCCCGTCTGCCGCGCCTGCCGGCATCCTTCTATGATCGCCATTCATCGGGCCGGTTGGTGACCCGGCTGACCTCCGACGTGGAAAATGTCGGCGAAATGTTCGGTTCGGGGGTGGTCTCCGCTCTCGGCGACCTGCTGACCCTGGCGGCTATCGTGGCGATCATGCTGTGGATGAGTCCGTCCCTGTCGCTGGTGGCGTTCGCGGTGATCCCCGTGTTGCTGCTGTTCGGCGGTTTCTTCCGCCATTACATCCGACGCGCCAACCGCCAGGTGCGGGCGCGTCTGGCCGCCCTCAACGGCTATGTGGCCGAGCGTATCAGCGGCGTCGACGAGGTGCGCCTGTTTGTACAGGAAGAACGCACCCTGAAAGAGTTCGACCAACTGCAGGATAGCTACCAGCGGGCCTCCATGCGGGTCATCAACTGGGATGCCTCCCTTTATGCAGTGGTTGAGGCTCTGGGCGCGGTGGCCATTGCGGCGATTCTGTGGCGCGGCGGCGGCGAGGTGATCGCCGGGGTGGCGAGCTTCGGGACCCTGGTCGCCTTTATCGAGTACGTGCAGAAGTTTTTCGCTCCCCTGCGCGACCTCTCTGCCAAATATGCCGTGATTCAGTCCAGCAACGCCTCGCTGGAACGCATCTTCGACCTGTTCGATCAGCCGCTGGAGCCTCAGGGCGGGGTTTCGGACACCTCCGGTCCCGGAGAGCTGCGCCTGGAAAAGGTGTCTTTCAGCTACGACGGCAAAACTCCGGTCCTCCAGGACCTTGATCTGGAGCTGCCGCCGGGGAGCAGCCTGGCGATTGTGGGAGACACCGGCAGCGGTAAGACAACCCTGGCGCGCCTGCTGCTGCGATTCTACGAGCCGAGCAGCGGCCGCATTCTGCTCGACGGGGTCGATCTGGCGCGGATCGATCCCCAGACGGTGCGCCGCCGTGTCGGCTGGGTGGGGCAGGAGCCGTTTCTGTTCGACGGCAGTGTGCGCGACAACCTCGACCCGGAAAAAATCTGCGGGGATGATAAACTGTGGGAGATCCTGCAGCGCAGCGGCGCGGCCGGGGTGGTCGAGCGCCTGGGCGGGTTTCAGGCCCGCGTGGCTGAGCGCGGCCGCAACCTCTCCGCCGGCCAGAGGCAGCTGCTGTGCCTGGCGCGTGCCCTGGTGCATGACCCGCCGCTGCTCATCCTCGATGAAGCGACCAGCCGGCTCGATGCCGAGACGGAGCAGCAGGTGCGCAGCGGAGTCGAAGCGGCCCACGGCGGGCGCAGTGTGCTGCTGATTGCTCACCGGCTTCGCTCGATTGTCGATGCCGACCGGATCGTGGTACTGCGTCGCGGCCGCATCGCCGAGCAGGGCCGTCATGCCGAACTGCTGCAGAAGCAGGGGGTCTATGCGCGCCTGTGGCGATTGCAGGCATTGGAAGACGGTCGTGGGGCGACGCAAAGAATGGAGGAGCGCGATGATGACAAGAGGAGATAA
- a CDS encoding M20 family metallopeptidase: MHQILDKVWHAIDPQRLHALLRDMVDIYSPSGKEEDIQVMLEETLQRAGFAVRRQEVDEDRYNLIATLGWSEPELYLVGHVDTITAWDLEEYWSREEGPLLYGLGSADMKGGCAAMVEAFLALAELPNDEQPPVGLALVVGEEENGDGSIAFLEEFQPEWVVIGEPTGLNACFAHYGYLEAGLVSRGRRTHSSLPELGHNAVESMLRVLLYLGRDHLFDRSNSGVVYSIRELSSSRAGFVVPDRCETWIDLHLPPATDPREVEETIRKRLEESKELIPDLDCELSFDFSSRGYDLGTDSAVARALEQIYPTIGLPLRFDAFRSHSDGNLFFEAGVKPLVLGPGALEVAHTPDEHIPLDQVTAAAKIYTALCLGVAGGG, translated from the coding sequence ATGCACCAAATCCTCGACAAAGTCTGGCACGCCATCGACCCGCAACGCCTGCACGCACTGCTGCGCGACATGGTCGATATCTATTCCCCTTCGGGTAAGGAAGAGGACATCCAGGTTATGCTGGAGGAAACCCTGCAGCGGGCGGGATTCGCCGTGCGGCGGCAGGAAGTGGACGAAGACCGCTACAACCTGATCGCCACCCTCGGCTGGTCGGAACCGGAACTGTACCTGGTGGGGCACGTCGACACCATTACCGCATGGGACCTGGAAGAATACTGGTCGCGCGAGGAAGGGCCGCTGCTTTACGGATTGGGCAGCGCCGATATGAAGGGGGGCTGCGCCGCCATGGTCGAGGCCTTTCTCGCCCTGGCAGAGCTGCCCAACGACGAGCAGCCCCCGGTGGGGCTGGCCCTGGTCGTGGGAGAAGAGGAAAACGGCGACGGCAGCATCGCCTTTCTCGAGGAATTTCAGCCCGAGTGGGTGGTGATCGGCGAGCCCACCGGCCTCAACGCCTGTTTCGCCCATTACGGTTATCTTGAGGCAGGTCTCGTCAGTCGCGGACGCCGGACCCATTCGTCACTGCCCGAACTGGGGCACAACGCCGTGGAATCAATGCTTCGCGTGCTGCTGTACCTGGGGCGCGACCACCTCTTCGACCGCAGCAACTCAGGGGTCGTCTACTCCATCCGCGAACTGAGTTCGTCGCGAGCCGGCTTCGTGGTCCCCGATCGCTGCGAAACCTGGATCGACCTGCACCTGCCCCCTGCCACAGACCCTCGGGAGGTCGAAGAGACGATCCGCAAGCGATTGGAAGAGTCCAAAGAACTCATTCCCGACCTCGACTGTGAACTGTCCTTCGACTTCTCCTCGCGCGGCTACGACCTCGGCACCGATTCTGCGGTGGCGCGCGCACTGGAACAGATCTACCCCACCATCGGGCTGCCGCTGCGCTTCGATGCCTTCCGCTCCCATTCGGACGGCAACCTCTTTTTCGAGGCCGGCGTCAAACCGCTGGTGCTCGGCCCCGGCGCCCTGGAAGTGGCACACACCCCGGACGAACACATCCCCCTCGACCAGGTCACCGCCGCTGCGAAAATTTATACGGCACTTTGCCTGGGGGTAGCGGGCGGGGGTTGA
- the hslO gene encoding Hsp33 family molecular chaperone HslO translates to MGDTLIRLLTRDGTLRGLAANTTDLCREICASQGCDPTASVALGRLITGAALMSGLLKGDQRLALSVEGNGPLQRLNAETDAEGHIRANVRNPLPGLPPKDDRFDVVGAVGRAGFLHVIKDLGLREPYRGTVQLVSSEIGEDLAYYLTTSEQIPSAVALGVALDQEGLVDVAGGFILQSLPPGDEERVAEIERRLSELPPVTTLLRGGNNSPLALLEPLLTGIPFDIKAEQPLMFRCNCSRPQVERMLRGLSQEERKELAQRTEDTVVTCEFCRRNYAFTPEEVRRWAE, encoded by the coding sequence ATGGGAGACACATTGATTCGCCTGCTCACGCGTGACGGCACCCTGCGGGGGCTGGCCGCCAACACCACCGACCTTTGCCGCGAGATCTGCGCAAGCCAGGGGTGTGACCCGACGGCCAGCGTGGCGCTTGGGCGGCTGATCACCGGCGCCGCGCTGATGAGCGGCCTGCTCAAGGGCGATCAGCGCCTGGCCTTGAGCGTGGAAGGCAACGGCCCGCTGCAACGCCTCAACGCTGAAACGGATGCTGAAGGACATATCCGCGCCAACGTGCGCAATCCCCTGCCGGGGCTGCCCCCCAAGGATGATCGCTTTGATGTGGTCGGCGCGGTGGGGCGCGCCGGCTTTCTGCATGTCATCAAGGACCTGGGGTTGCGCGAGCCCTATCGCGGCACGGTACAGTTGGTCAGCAGCGAGATCGGTGAGGATCTGGCCTACTATCTGACCACCTCGGAACAGATCCCATCGGCTGTCGCCCTCGGGGTGGCCCTGGATCAGGAGGGGCTGGTCGATGTCGCGGGCGGCTTCATCCTGCAGTCGCTGCCGCCGGGGGATGAAGAGCGCGTGGCGGAGATCGAACGGAGGCTGAGTGAACTGCCCCCCGTCACCACTCTGCTACGCGGCGGGAACAATTCCCCCCTTGCGCTGCTGGAGCCGCTGCTGACGGGAATCCCCTTCGACATCAAAGCAGAGCAGCCCCTGATGTTTCGCTGCAATTGCAGTCGCCCCCAGGTGGAGCGCATGCTGCGCGGCCTTTCGCAGGAAGAGCGCAAAGAGCTGGCCCAGCGTACGGAAGACACCGTGGTCACCTGCGAATTCTGCCGCCGGAACTACGCCTTCACCCCGGAAGAAGTGCGCCGCTGGGCAGAATAA
- a CDS encoding GNAT family N-acetyltransferase produces MPNGNLDPDEPQLRVREMTIDDLSPVFHIGEEIFTAEFSPSLYRTWDEYEITTMFNSDSELCLVAERDEEIVGFALGTTVEKHNSAWKYGYLVWLGVRKGLQKGRVGDKLFREIQRRMREQGVRMIVVDTAADNEAAIRFFQKQGFGNVQEHVYMTLNLAKKRRRKKE; encoded by the coding sequence ATGCCCAATGGAAATCTGGACCCCGATGAACCGCAATTACGTGTCCGCGAGATGACCATCGACGATCTCTCGCCGGTCTTTCATATCGGCGAAGAGATCTTCACCGCCGAGTTCTCCCCCAGCCTGTATCGCACCTGGGACGAGTACGAAATCACCACCATGTTCAACAGCGACAGCGAGCTGTGCCTGGTGGCGGAACGGGACGAGGAGATCGTCGGCTTCGCCCTCGGCACCACGGTCGAAAAGCACAACTCCGCCTGGAAGTACGGCTACCTGGTGTGGCTCGGGGTGCGCAAAGGGCTGCAGAAAGGCAGGGTCGGCGACAAGCTGTTTCGCGAAATCCAGCGCCGCATGCGCGAGCAGGGGGTGCGCATGATCGTCGTCGACACCGCCGCCGACAACGAAGCCGCCATCCGCTTTTTCCAGAAACAGGGCTTCGGCAATGTGCAGGAGCATGTCTACATGACCCTTAATCTGGCGAAGAAAAGACGCCGGAAGAAAGAATAA
- the mqnC gene encoding cyclic dehypoxanthinyl futalosine synthase — MFDTISQKLNEGQEIGREEALWLLKEADLLEVGRLADGVRRRLHPHTRVTFVVDRNVNYTNVCESQCRFCAFYRKPGAADAYLLETDAILEKIQELVDHGGTQLLMQGGLHPELDIHWFESLLRAIKERFPQVQVHSLSPAEVIHVARLSQLSMSECLRRLQAAGLDSVPGGGAEVLVDTVRQEISPNKIGWRDWAAVMEEAHLLGMKTTATMMFGSRERLEDIVEHLLRVRDIQKRTGGFTAFIPWTFQPSNTELGGETVGGVEYLQVLALSRILLDNIPNIQASWVTQGARMAQVALFFGANDLGGTMLEENVVAAAGCSFRMSQDEVVELARGAGFIPAKRNTHYEILETY, encoded by the coding sequence ATGTTTGACACCATTTCCCAAAAATTGAACGAGGGGCAGGAAATCGGGCGTGAAGAGGCGTTGTGGCTGCTCAAGGAGGCCGATCTGCTGGAGGTGGGGCGGCTGGCCGATGGCGTGCGTCGGCGGCTTCATCCCCATACGCGGGTGACCTTCGTGGTGGACCGCAACGTCAACTACACCAACGTGTGCGAGTCTCAGTGCCGCTTCTGCGCCTTCTACCGCAAGCCCGGCGCGGCGGACGCCTATCTGCTTGAAACTGACGCCATCCTGGAAAAGATCCAGGAGCTGGTTGATCACGGCGGTACGCAGCTGCTGATGCAGGGCGGGCTGCATCCGGAGCTTGATATTCACTGGTTCGAGTCGTTGCTGCGCGCCATCAAGGAGCGATTCCCGCAGGTGCAGGTTCATTCCCTGTCGCCGGCGGAGGTGATTCATGTGGCGCGTCTGTCGCAGCTCTCCATGTCCGAGTGTCTGCGCCGTCTGCAGGCGGCGGGTCTCGATTCGGTGCCCGGCGGCGGGGCCGAGGTGCTGGTGGACACAGTCCGTCAGGAGATCTCGCCCAACAAGATCGGCTGGCGTGACTGGGCGGCGGTGATGGAAGAAGCGCATCTTCTCGGCATGAAGACCACCGCCACCATGATGTTCGGCTCGCGGGAACGCCTCGAGGATATTGTCGAACATCTGCTGCGGGTGCGCGACATCCAGAAGCGCACCGGAGGTTTTACCGCCTTTATCCCCTGGACCTTCCAGCCGAGCAACACGGAACTGGGCGGCGAAACCGTCGGCGGGGTCGAGTATCTGCAGGTGTTGGCACTCTCGCGCATTCTCCTCGACAACATCCCCAACATTCAGGCCAGTTGGGTGACCCAGGGGGCGCGTATGGCGCAGGTGGCGCTCTTTTTCGGCGCCAACGATCTCGGCGGCACCATGCTGGAGGAAAATGTCGTGGCCGCGGCCGGATGCTCCTTCCGCATGTCACAGGATGAAGTGGTGGAACTGGCGCGCGGCGCCGGGTTTATTCCAGCCAAGCGCAATACTCATTATGAGATTCTGGAAACTTATTGA